The genomic window tccttcccttcccctatgttcatctattctgtttctaaaatcccacatgagtgaaatcatttgacatttgtctttttctaacttatttcacttagcatattacactctagttccatctatgtcattgcaaatggcaagatttcattctttttgatggctgagtaatattgtgtgtgtgtgtgtgtgtgtgtgtgtgtgtgtgtgtgtgtaccacatctttatccattcatctgtcaatggacatctggactccttccatattttggctattgtggacattgctgctataaacattggggtgccaaTGCCccttgaatcactatgtttgtatcctttggataaatacctagtagtgcaattgctgggtcataacgtatccctatttttaactttttgaggagactccatactctttgccagagtggctgtactagtttgcattcccaccaacagtggaagtgggttcccctttctctgcatccttgccaacatctgttgtttcctgagttgttaattttagccattctgactggtgtgaggtagtatctcactgcggttttgatttgtatttccctgatgatgagtaatattgaacatattttcatgtgtctgtcagccatttgtatgtcttctttggagaaatgtctgttcatgtcttctgcccatttcttgactagactttttgtttttgggtgttgagtttgacgagttctttatagattttagatactaaccctttatctgataagacatttacaaatatcttctcccatttcataggttgccttttagttttgttgactgtttcctttgctgtataaaAGGTTtaatcctgatgaagtcccagtagttaatttttgcttttgtttcccttggctttggagacatgtctagcaagacaATGCTGCgtctgaggtcaaagaggttgctgcctgtgttctcctctaggattttgatagattcctatctcacatttaggtctttcatccattttgagtttatttttgtgtatggtataagtaAGTGATCCAGGTTCATTGTtgtgaatgtggctgtccaatttttacaacaccatttgttgaagagactgtctattttctatttttttctggatattctttcctgctttgtcaaagattagttgaccaagTCTACCTAGCTTTTAAAGTCCAGGGCAAATGCCACCTGTCCTACAAAGCCCTGCCAGAGGAGAGACTAAAGTCATCAGAGAGACCTATGCTCAAATTTCAGCTCCACTACCATTAAACAGGTGACTTCAGACAAGTAGCATCATCTCCCTGGACTTCATTATCCTTGTCTGAAAAGCAGAGATAATACCTCCTATGTCACAGCATTCATTGCTGAGAGGAGTGGACACAATGTAGGtaaagtgcctggaacatagcaggTGCTTACTGATAGGGGCTTCCCTCTCTGCCTTGCTGGGAGAGTGGTTTGCTCAAGGACATTCTAGATTCATAATCCACAGGGGTTCCCTCCATACTCTGCCTTGAAGGATCATGGCTAAATATGCCTCAGACTAGCCTGGGATACTTGGCCCTGCTCTTTCATAGGTGGAAGCCTCAGGACTCACACACTGGCTCTCCTGCTCCAGAGTGCTGGCTGTAGACTCACTCAGCTTTCCTTCACCATTCTCCTTCTCTGGGCTTTTGGTAGAAATGAAGTAGCTGGCCCATGGACTGTGTAAATTCTTAGGAGCAAGTGATCTCATCCAGCTTGGGAAGCCTTCCTAGAGCCCTCCATGGTTGGAAATGTATCAACTGGAGTAAACATCATAAGCAAAGGCAGAGAAAGCTTCAGGCCTGTTTGGGAAAAGGCAGGGAGTTAAATATGGCTGGAACATTGAATATGGATGGGAAATGGTGAGAGTGAGCCTGGAAGGTTAGGGTGGTGCCAGATCATAGGGAACTAGAGGTGTGACTTTGACCCTAGATaaagggagccactgaaggtgtTTGCATAATGGAATGGCAGTGTCCAGGATACATTTTTGGAGAAGAACTGTGGGGGCAACATGGAGGATGGTTGAAGGAAGCGGGACTCAGTGCAAGGGATTCATGCAATAGTCAGGAGCCAGGGAAGAAGGGGCTAGAGAAAGCAGATTTGGGAAGGCAGGATGGAGTGAGGGTTTCCCCCTAAGGGCGTGGACTCCTTTGTGCCTCCCTTCTCCTTTGAGTTTCCCAGTTTCCCAGACTCTCAGGAGCTGAGCCTCTCATCTGGGAACCAGGGGTGGGGCTGTCTCTGTTCCTCTATATTCTGGCCTCACCTTGGCCCCAGTGATAGCCTTAGGTGCTCCTTTGCTGGTATTGTTAACTCTTTCTATACTGAACACAGCTTTCCACTTTATTCTTATCTGAAGTAGCTCTAGCCTCTTAACAGTTTTCTCTGCCTCCATTCCTACCCCTTAATCTGATATCTACCCAAGCAGTCAAAGGTATCCTGTGAAATACAAGTCAAATAATGTTACttctggggcctgggtggctcagttggttgagcatctgacttttggcttcgagtcatgatcttggggtcactagattgagccccatgttgggctccatgctgggtgtggaccctgcttaaaattctctctctcccttcccccccacctctctctctcctaaaacaaaaacagaaacgaaaacaaaaaacagtcacTTCTATGCCCAGAATTCCCTAGTGGCTCCTTATCCAGAGTAAAAGCCAAGTCCTTACAATGGCCATCTCTGCTCTGACTCCCTCCCTGCCATTTTCCTGAAATCATTCACTCCTAGtcacccacccccagcctcctcacAGAGCATCCTACATGCACGGCATTCTCCTGCTCCAGGGACTTTGCActtgttcttccttctgcctgaaacacTCTTCCCTGTGGGTGCCCTTGactcttccttcccctcattcATGTATTTGCCCAGTTATCACTTTTGGGGTAAAGCCTTCTCTGATCATCCTATTTAAAGTTATAACTACTTCCCTTTTTGCTTGCCTCTGGTCCCCTTCCTTGCTTTGTTCTTTGCATATACAGGCCACCTTCTAACAGTTGTCTTATTTGTcgtgtttattttctgtcttcctctacTAGAAAGAAAGTGATCTCAAGGAGGACAGGGAATTTCATCAGTTTAGTTTTCTGCTGTATCCACTAGTGCCCAAACAGTGCCCTCCTAGTAGGGcgctcaacaaatacttatagaatgaatgaatgaatgagaaagtgAATGAGAATGAAGGCTCTCTGCTGCAGAGTCCTGAGAGCCACTGAGAGCTGTCCCTGGTGCTGCCCTGCCCTAGCCCCTCCCTGTCCTGTAGGCAGCTCTACGCTGGCCTCAGCTTATGTGGTCAGTCACAGCTCTGCTGGCCCCTGTCCCTCCTCACTCCTTAGCTGCTGAATCAGCCAGTCAGAGGGCAGATGAGGAAGCCACAATGAGGGGTATGAGGGCCTAGGAACTCAACTTTCAAGGGCCCTCAGGTTCAAGTACAAACTCCTTGGCATGTGTTACAagactcctgcctccctctccagcCCATCCCTGCACTGCTTCCTCCTGTGGCTTTGCTCCCAGGCTCTCTCTGTTCTTTGAACAATacattctgttctgtttcttgatcacCTGTGGCTCCAGATCTCATGCTGTCCCCGCCCTCTGATTCCTTGTCTGGCCAATTCAGTCAGCCCTCAGATTTTATCTCAAAGGTTACTTTCCCTAGAAGGTTTTGCTTGATTCTCAGACAAGCTTCACACCCCCATGGGGCTCTGACCTCCCCTTTGGCGACAGCTGTTATACTTGTAATTATTCTTCCTTGCTTTGCTCCCCACTGGACTGTGAGGCTGTGAGGGAAGGCTCCAGGTCTGTTTTGCTCCCCGCTGTACCTTTGGAGCATGGCACATAGAAGAGGTTCCACAAATCACTGCTGAATGAAAGGccaaagaggaagagggaagccaTAGGAGGCAGTCAAGAGAGAACATAGGCTCTGGGATCCCAAATGACCTGGATcccaatcccagctctgtcacttacagTCTGTGTGACCAGGGGTAagtccctctctgagcctccatttctcatctctaaaatagagataatacaGCTGCACCATGGTTGTTGGAGTAATGACATGTGATGTTGAGCAGATACTTGGTACTTAGAAGGTGCTAACTACATGGCATCTACATTAGTGATGAAATTATGAAACACTTGTAATAATCTCTCCCTGTTCAGCTTCTGTGGAAAGTACTTCCAAGCCaactgtcttatttcatttttagagtagcTTGTGGGAGAGGGACACCGAGATTGGAGAGGGTAAGCCACTTGCTCAGGGTCACCCGGCATCATGGGACTGGACTGAGGTTGGGCTAGGCAGCCTGACTCTGGAGCCCTTCTTCTAGGGCCCTACCACTCTCTGCTTTGTATTTTGGTTACATGGGTACAAATCTTACAGATTGTTAAGGGTGAACATTGTGCCCAATTTACTATGGAATCCCCAGTTCGCAGTGCAGTCTGACAGAGAGCAGGTAGTTGGCAACTATTTGATGAGTAAGTAAACACATGAGTTTTCCATGACTCTATTCACCCAGCTCTCTCTGGCTGCTCAGGTCAGAGAAGGACCCCTTTACTATCTCCCACTGGTCCTTTGGGCAGGGCCAAAGGCAGGCTCCAGAGGGGCAGTGTGCCCTTGGAGGAAGCGGCAATGGGCAGTCACTGGAGCATGTCCCTGGCTCCACTGAGAGACAAGTCAAGTGTCCCCTGGAGCCCTGGCCACCCCTCTTTCTTAGTACCTCCTTGGGTATCCACTCACCTGTGACATCTAGGTCAGGAGCAGTGCTGGAGAGGGTGTTCTGTGCAGCCACGTGCCCTGGGATCCCCATGCTTGGCTTCACCCAGGGGCTGTGGGGCTTGGATGCCATTTCTGAGCTCTTGGGCAGCTAGGCCAGTCTCCTGGGAGACATCTCAGCCTTGGGTCCTTCAGGCTGGTGGAGCACTGGTCTGGAGACTCTTCTCCTGGTTGCTCTCTGGGGGCATTTAATTTACTGGGGATCCGAGGACCTATAGTATTATGTCTCATTTTGTTAGTCGTGAGTACTCCCTGCCTTATGTCTATTTCCTTTGGAATCTAAACCACGTAGAACAATGAGAAGATCCCAAAGAAAAGAGTTGGAGAACCTGGATTTTGTCTCAACTTTGGTTCCCACTGTGGTGTGTCCTGGGCAAGGTGCTTCCCTTCACTGGAACTTAGCTTCTGAGGTTGAGACATACATCACCGGGAGGCAAGTTCAAAGATACCCCTTTCTTCCCAACCACAGATAAGAAGGCAGCTCATGAGAATATAAAGACCACTGGATTCTGAATAAGGAGACttctgtgacctttggcaagttgcCTAACCTCACAGAGACTTATTtttcccatccataaaatggggatagcatATACTGTCCAGCCCACCTCCTAGGTGGTTGGGGGCTCTGGAGATGTCATAAATGTCAAAGTGCCTACTAAGTATGAGGGAGGTGACAGTGATCCCAGCTTTAAGTATCTACACTTAAAATCATTAAATCAACTAATATTTTCCAAGCACCTACCACATTCACAGCAATGCATTGACTGCTAAGACATACAGATATATATCCAAGGATTTAGAACTGGAGGTCCCTGGGCCTTTTGCTTTCTAAAAATCGCAAGTATAATAATCCTTAGATACCATTGTTATAATCACCCAGAATAAGTTTCCAGAGGGCTGAGAAAAGTCAGAGAACATGTGGAGGGGATGTGAAaccaggcagaggggcagagtcAACCATCACTGAGGGCCCACTGGGTGCTATGTATGTGTGATGTCCTTCAGTCTTCATGACAACCTCCAAAAGACAGGTGGCCAGTAGCGCAGTCCACAGGCAAGGAGACTGAAGTGGTGGGAAGCAGGACGTGGGTCCACACCCTGCGGATTCCCCAGCTCTGATGCTCTGGTGGACTGACTGACTTGTTCATCCCTGCTTTCCTttactccacaaatatttgttgtgctgacatttgaacagagggatttgatttttttgtctgaGCCTCACTTTTTGCTTCATCCTCACCAGGCTCCTCAAGCTGGCTGGGTCTTTCCTGTCTTGCAAGGAGACATGTCAGACATCAGCCTGGGTGCAGGCTCCATGAGCCTGGTCAGCATCAGGAAGTGAAGGGAGGGAGCTGTTTGCTGGAGCCCAGCAAGGAAAGGGGGTGGTCGAGGGTGGACTTTGACCCCACCCTCAGTAATATCACTACATTTCTCAAGATCCTTGCTAACGTGGTTGGGGGATTTGTAACACTGAATGAAGCTTCTGTTTAGAAATGAGAAGATTTTTGTGGTGAGGAAAATGCTGGGTTTCAGTGTGGCAGAGTTCTTGCCCACGAAGGGGTAGGGCATGtagtgggaagggcagaagacCTGAGTTCAGTCCCACTTTGACAACCTACTGAacgtatgaccttggacaagtcactttgtCTGTCAGAACCCCATTGTCTCATCTGTGGAGGTACTCGTGTGCAGGTGGTTATGTAATTTCACATATAAAGACTTGGATTATCTGGTACAGAAAAAGGGCTGCATAAATGTTATCTGTAGGCGGGATGAGAGTTCAGTGTGGCTGCCATCATGTGAGGCAAGAGATAATGACAACTTACACTGTCCAAGCTTCAACTCTACTTTGGGGTCAAAAGATTATAAGAATCTCTGGCAGTTTAGTAGcagatttattttttgtgtagCGAGTCACCCATTCATATTCTGTCCATGCTGTAAGGACCTATAGAGGTCATGAAGCTGCAGGGTCATAAATTATAAagataacaatgataataatatacTAATGAGCATTCACTGAGCCCTtacatatgccaggcactggactaGGCATCACatgtacattttctcatttaattgtcaCATCGTCCTTATTAAGTAGATATTAACATGATTCCCATTCCTCACCTTCAGGTGAGTAAGCCGAGGCACAGAGAAAATAAGCAACTTGCTGTGTCCGTCTTAGCAGGAAACGAATCAAGCAGTCTAGTTCAAATAGAGAGACTTCAATGAAGGGACTATTTACAGGGGAGTAACAGCATTAAGGGGATAAACAAGAGATGTTGAGAAACCCAGAGGCTAGCCACAGTGGCAAGGGGCAAAAAGAGGGAGTAGAGTCACTAGTGTCCAGGGAGGGTTGGGACTTCGGCGGAGGGTCACCCTGCAGGAGCCATAGTCTTGAAGAGCTGCCATAGTCTTGAAGAGCTACTGCCCTACTCTAGGTGCCCATGTGGGGGAGCATGATGGGGCTACCCAGTGGTCGCCTTGATGCCTTGTACAGCCAAACCCTCCCGGAAGCCAGCcagcaagggagcctgggagaTGTAGTCTGCAGGGTCAGCTTCTCAGgacacagagcaggacagaaaAGGGCTGGGACAGGATCAAGGAATAGGAATGGTGCACATGGAAAACAGTCAGCACATTTGCCTGAAGCCACTGTGCTAACAAGAAAGCTTGGTCTAAATGCTTAACAGGACCTGGCAGGTCACATGAGGACAGGAGGGGACTGTCATGAGCAAGTCACCATGCCCCATCTGGAGAGGCATGCTACTGTTCATTTCCACCTACTTGTTGCCATCTGGAAAGGGAGACTCAGTGTTGCCaaagtttctcattttttaagagaagctgAAAATATGGATTTTAGTATAATGCCTTTCATTCTTAACTATTGGCAAATAATTCTAGCTTAAAATCAtactggtaaatggataaagaaactgtggtacacccatacaatggaatcttaCTCAGCAATAAGGAGAGATATACTAACAAGTCATAACAAGACATGggggaaacttaaatgcatattgctgagtaaaagaagccagtctgaaaaggctacgtACTGTATGATTCAAAGCATATGatattttagaaaagacaaaactttaTAGACAATGagaagatcagtggttgccaagggtttgggggaagggagagtaTGAATAGATGAAACACAGGGGAtttttttagggcaatgaaactattccTATACAGCTATAATAGTGAATACATGATGTTATGCATCTGTCATAACCCATAGAACTGTACAAAGACCAAACCCTAATATAAATTATGCTCTTTAATCCATAATAATAGGAATATGttggttcatcagttgcaacAAAAGTACCGTATTAACACACGATGTTAATAATAGAAGAAACTGTTGAAGTAGAGGTAGGGAGAGGAGGCATATGGGGACTCtctactttccactcaatttacTAAAAGTAAgggctcttttaaaaaatactgaaagtgcCCTGTGGGCCAAATATAACACATCTGCTGCATCTAGCTCTGAGTTTGTGACTTCTGACCTAATCcaacatcctcattttacagatgggaaaactgaggaccagagaagggaaggggcccTGCCCGCCTACAAAACGAAGTGAGAGCAAGGCTTCCCATATCAGGTTGCTGAGGATCTTCCCAACAAAGCAAgaggccctcctccctcccctgcctggggTCTGCTGCTTGTGGAAGAAGAGGCAGCTGAGGGCAAAGGCCAGTCAGAGCTTTGGCTCTGGTTAGGCTAGTTGAGCTGAAATGCCCCAGCAGGTCTTGAGAGTCTCTAAGAGCCCAGATGCTCTTAGTGTCCATGTTTATTTAGCCAGAGACTAGGctccctcccagcctggcctggaTCAGACTCACTGAATTGGTTGCAGAAAGGAGTGGATGCTTGTGACCCTTGTATGTGCCTTAGAGCAAGACAAGACTCAGCAGTTAGGAGTAGCAACCTGCAGGGCCCAAGCCTGGAGCTCAGGGACCGTTACAATAACATCAGACAGTTGAGGAGGGCTGGATGATTtatatatactctctctctctctctctctctttctctctctctctctctctctctctctctctctctctctctctatatatatatatatatatatatatatatatatatatatatatatatatatacatactctGTCTCCTCtaattcttttcttcccatcAGGGCTATGAAGCAGGTAGGACAGAGGTTATTATTCTGGTTTTGTGGATGAATAAACAGATGAAGGAGGTTAAGTGAGTGTCTTACATCAACACAGCCAATGAGTGGGAGAGCAGGCATTTGAACCCAGACCTTCTTTTAAATACCAAGAATTaccagggtgcttgggtggctcagtcagttaaatgtctgtcttcggctcaggtcatgatctcagggtcctgggattgagtcccacctcaggctcttgctcagcagggagcctgcctctccctctgcttgtgtactctgtctctctgtcaaataaacaaatataatcttaaaaaaaaaccaaaaactgccTTTGGCTTTCGGCTCggggaggcaaaggtgcaactttctttttttttttttttaaagattttatttatttatttgacagagagagaaacagcgagagggaacacaagcagggggagtgggagagggagaagcaggcttcccgctgagcagggagcccgatgcggggtcgattccaggaccctgggatcatgacctgagctgaaggcagactcttaaccatctgagccacccaggcgcccaaaggtgCAACTTTCTTTGGTCGTCCCGAATCCGGGTTCATCCAACACCAGCCACCTCTGCCATGCCGCCTAAGTTCGACCCCAATGAGATCAAAGTTGTGTACCTGAGGTGCACCGGTGGCGAAGTCGGTGCCATGTCTGCCCTGGCCCTGAAGATCGGCCCGCTGGGTCTGGCTCCAAAAAAGATTGGTGATGACATTGCCAAGGCAACCAGTGACtggaagggtctaaggattatagtgaaactgaccattcagaacagatAGGCCCAGATGgaagtggtaccttctgcctctgccctgattatcaaagccctcaaggaaccaccaagagacagaaagaagcagaaaaacattaagcacagtggaaatatcacttttgatgagattgtcaatattgcccGACAGATGCGACACCGATCTttagccagagaactctctggaaccattaaagagatcctggggactgcccagtctgtgggctgcaatgttgatggctgccaccctcatgacatcatagatgacatcaacagtgggGTGGTGGAATGCCCAgctagttaactacaaaggaaaatatttcaataaaggatcatttgacaaccaaaaaaacaaacaaacaaacaaacaaacaaaaaacccaactatCTTTgcctaaagacaaaaagaactgtTTATAAACACTATTCTAGTTGGTAAATGTGTTTCTCATAGGAGTAGAAGTTAGCCTTCTGGAACTACATGTATATGAGGATTTAACATGTATATGTAGATaatgggagccaggtttctcacttcCAAGAAGGAATTCACACATGAACATGGGGAAGACTAGACTGAACCCTGTGGGAATAGATTAGAGTTAGAGGTATCACTATGAGTTTTTGcctcttttaatatatatacaagATAGATAGAGGAACACATGTAGGTATGGGTATACACATGGGTTAGCACACATCTATATTTCCCTGCTCTGTCTGCTGAGGGGGCCTCGAAGCAGTGACACCCCAGTAGCTGTGAGCACACTCAGAGTCCAGACCTTGCTTCCTAGATGCCATTCTCCAATGAAAGGAGCCAACTTCCCCTGGACAAATGGCCAGTTCTAGGACTGAGTCAGGGAAAATACAAGGTGATCCTAAAGCCTAAAGTagtgtcagaaagtaaggaagtagtaaaaaaaaaaaaaaaaagaaaagaaaagaaaacagttgggacatgtcaaaaggacatgAGGCAACCCAAAAGAGCTTCCAGTGGCTAAAGTAAATACACATAATACTGGATTATAacttaaaggataaaaaaataaaatatccatgagtccatattgatataaataaataaggaagaagagCTAGATCTTCCTtacaaaagaattccaaataataaatatagaaggaatgagggaaatagaaaatcacctgTAGAACACCATGGTAATAATTGCAAGATCCACTGATTATGATAAAATCAGTGGGCAAAACCTTAAGGAGAAACAGGGTATTTGTACAGCCTCAAGGGACCTCTCCCCAAATGTGGTAGTTTCAACATAGGTCCACAGAGTCTTTGATATTCCTCCCTCCGGAGGACGGACTGAATTCCTCACCCCTTGAACTCTGAGTGTAGTGCAGGCTGAACTCAGTCACTATCTTCTCTGAGCAGAGtatggaaagaggaaaatagtACTGTTACAGTGGAGCATCCTGATAGGCACTACCTTAACCAAGTGTTCAGATTTAACTTCACGAGTGATAACGTTATTTATGTCATACCTCTTATGATGCAATGAGGGGGGAACTTCATCTGTGTGACATTCTTCCCAAAAAATGCCTTAGTTCTATCAtgtcatgagaaaacatcagacaaacccaatttgaggatattctacaaaatatctgaacaGTGCTCTCCAAAAATGTCAAGGTAATGAGGATAAAGGGAGGGGGGgaagactgagaaactgtcagATTGGAGGAAAGTGAGGAGACATGGTGACTAAACGTAATGTGCGACCCTGTATTGGATtttggaacaacaacaaaaggaacgTAAGTGGAAAAATTGGTGAAATCTCAGTGAAGTCTGTAGTTTAATGAACAGTTTTATGACACTTTTAATTTCTTAGCTTTGATAATTGTACAATAGTTACTTAAGATGCTAATATCAGGGAAAATTGGTGAACGCTCTATTCTATcttttgcaactcttctgtaaatcaAAAGTTTTccgaaattggggcacctgggtggctcagctggttgagtgtctgccttcggctcagtcatgatcccagggtcctgggatcgagccccacataaagggcttcctgctcagcggggagtctgcttctctctctctgcccctccccactgctcctctctctctcaaataaataaatatttttaaaaaagttttccaaaataaaaagttataaaaacaaaataaagtatatttgtTGCACAAAGATGTTGATAGTCCCCAAGGAAATCTCAAAGCCAATGAGAACTCACCCCTGCTGTATAGTTCTAAAATGTCCACTGTCAAAATTAAGC from Zalophus californianus isolate mZalCal1 chromosome 13, mZalCal1.pri.v2, whole genome shotgun sequence includes these protein-coding regions:
- the LOC113934779 gene encoding 60S ribosomal protein L12-like, encoding MPPKFDPNEIKVVYLRCTGGEVGAMSALALKIGPLGLMEVVPSASALIIKALKEPPRDRKKQKNIKHSGNITFDEIVNIARQMRHRSLARELSGTIKEILGTAQSVGCNVDGCHPHDIIDDINSGVVECPAS